The Sinomicrobium kalidii genome contains a region encoding:
- the moaA gene encoding GTP 3',8-cyclase MoaA produces the protein MDKMIKDTYNRTHDYLRISLTDVCNLRCFYCMPDEDYDFTPEARLMQVDEIETIAKTFVALGVNKIRLTGGEPLARKDVGEILQRLSKLPVTLTMTTNATLLHRYMDILKETGVRSLNISLDTLKPEKFLWMTRRKQFKSALDNIELAMENGFHVKVNAVIMKGLNDNEILDFVAWTKDHPIHVRFIEFMPFSGNKWTSNQVFTWKEMLEIVKSEYRPERLAEGPHDTAKKYRIPGHKGTFAVISTMSAPFCSGCNRMRLTADGKMKNCLFSKGEMDLLAALRKGEALEPLIRKNVLQKARGLGGQLDKDFKKMDGKDIENRSMISIGG, from the coding sequence ATGGATAAGATGATAAAGGATACGTACAACAGAACCCATGATTATCTCAGGATATCGCTTACCGATGTGTGTAACCTGCGGTGTTTTTATTGTATGCCGGACGAGGATTACGACTTTACCCCGGAAGCCCGGTTGATGCAGGTCGATGAAATTGAGACCATAGCAAAGACCTTTGTAGCGCTCGGGGTGAATAAGATACGGCTTACCGGAGGGGAACCTTTGGCGAGGAAAGATGTAGGGGAAATTTTGCAAAGGCTTTCAAAGCTTCCCGTAACCCTGACAATGACCACCAATGCCACCCTTTTGCACCGCTACATGGATATTCTGAAAGAAACCGGGGTCCGGTCGCTGAACATAAGCCTCGATACCCTGAAACCGGAAAAATTCCTGTGGATGACCCGCAGAAAACAGTTTAAGTCGGCACTGGACAATATAGAACTGGCCATGGAAAACGGTTTTCACGTAAAAGTGAATGCCGTTATTATGAAAGGATTGAATGATAACGAAATACTGGATTTTGTGGCCTGGACCAAAGACCATCCCATTCATGTACGTTTTATTGAATTTATGCCTTTCAGCGGCAATAAATGGACCAGCAACCAGGTGTTTACCTGGAAGGAAATGCTTGAGATCGTGAAATCGGAATACCGTCCCGAACGCTTGGCGGAAGGCCCGCACGACACGGCCAAGAAATACAGGATTCCCGGCCATAAGGGAACGTTTGCCGTGATAAGTACCATGAGTGCCCCGTTTTGCAGCGGCTGCAACCGGATGCGGCTCACCGCGGACGGAAAGATGAAAAACTGTCTTTTCTCCAAAGGAGAAATGGACCTGCTGGCCGCATTGCGAAAGGGGGAAGCACTGGAACCCCTCATCAGAAAAAATGTGTTGCAAAAGGCCAGGGGACTCGGGGGGCAGCTCGATAAAGACTTTAAAAAGATGGACGGAAAAGACATCGAAAACCGCAGTATGATCAGTATAGGCGGATAA
- a CDS encoding nucleotidyltransferase family protein — protein sequence MTTADKIRTRTYGIIILAAGSSARMGQPKQLLEYRGKSLLQHAIDEATKTGVKNIVVILGNSAGSIKQNVKQNGTVFLENPEYEEGMASGIRLGVGYLTKDKENMIEGILVMLCDQPFVNSELLTKLLERQITTDAPVVASSYRNKKGVPALFHKDVFPELLALKGDKGARGIIRKNDRETITVEFPRGNTDIDTPEDYKKLVSGH from the coding sequence ATGACCACAGCTGATAAAATTAGAACCAGAACATACGGTATCATCATTCTTGCCGCAGGAAGTTCCGCACGTATGGGACAACCCAAACAGTTGCTGGAATACAGGGGTAAATCGCTGTTACAACATGCTATTGATGAAGCTACAAAAACGGGGGTAAAAAATATTGTGGTTATTCTCGGGAACAGTGCGGGCAGCATAAAACAAAATGTAAAACAAAACGGAACGGTATTTCTGGAAAACCCCGAGTATGAAGAAGGAATGGCCTCCGGTATCCGCCTCGGAGTAGGTTACCTAACAAAAGACAAGGAAAATATGATAGAAGGGATATTGGTTATGTTATGTGACCAACCTTTTGTAAATTCGGAACTTTTAACTAAACTACTGGAACGGCAAATAACAACCGATGCTCCCGTAGTAGCCAGTTCTTACAGGAATAAGAAAGGCGTTCCCGCATTGTTTCACAAAGATGTTTTTCCCGAATTGCTCGCCCTGAAAGGGGATAAAGGAGCCAGGGGAATTATCCGGAAGAATGACAGGGAAACGATAACGGTGGAATTTCCCCGGGGAAATACCGATATTGATACTCCGGAAGATTATAAAAAGCTGGTAAGCGGACATTAA